Proteins found in one Maridesulfovibrio sp. genomic segment:
- a CDS encoding MvdC/MvdD family ATP grasp protein: protein MKKILVVTSSNDRTVDYIQSKFKDVCFIRFNVDLFYEYKIVVTNDSIKISCNEFEYTLSCQDAIYYRKPNLPDLNNVLSNEYHEFAYREIFSVIDGIIESHTGMCITKPSILRRANNKIYQVGIARKCELSLPYMAITNSIDIVQNICATKSIVKPISYGEVIHLDEKEFVQTNLFDPSVSLEQLKFCPAYFQHYVAKDFDVRIVFVGRKALSFAIHSTNNIDWRKPEAKNKYSVVEIPNDIYLKCCQMLDEVDMQFGCFDFVVKDDDYYFLELNANGQWAWLEFETGVNISGELIKELLK, encoded by the coding sequence ATGAAAAAAATATTAGTTGTCACAAGTTCCAACGATAGAACGGTTGACTATATCCAGTCTAAATTTAAAGATGTTTGCTTTATTCGATTTAATGTTGACTTGTTTTATGAATATAAAATTGTTGTCACAAATGATAGTATAAAAATTTCATGTAATGAATTTGAATATACTTTGAGTTGTCAGGATGCCATTTACTATAGAAAACCGAATTTGCCAGATCTTAATAACGTTTTGAGCAATGAATATCATGAATTTGCCTATAGAGAAATTTTTTCTGTAATTGATGGAATTATAGAATCTCATACTGGAATGTGTATAACAAAACCAAGTATACTTAGAAGAGCGAATAATAAAATATATCAGGTTGGAATTGCCCGCAAATGTGAATTGAGTTTGCCTTATATGGCAATAACTAATTCTATTGATATTGTACAAAATATTTGTGCTACAAAATCGATAGTGAAGCCTATTTCCTATGGTGAAGTTATACATTTAGATGAAAAAGAGTTTGTGCAAACTAATTTGTTTGATCCTTCTGTTTCTTTAGAACAACTAAAGTTTTGCCCGGCTTATTTTCAACATTATGTTGCTAAGGACTTTGATGTACGAATCGTTTTTGTGGGCAGAAAGGCTCTTTCATTTGCAATACATTCAACTAATAATATTGATTGGAGAAAGCCGGAAGCTAAGAATAAATATTCTGTCGTAGAAATACCTAATGATATTTATTTGAAATGTTGCCAGATGCTGGATGAGGTAGATATGCAATTTGGCTGTTTTGATTTTGTTGTTAAAGATGATGATTACTATTTCTTAGAGCTAAATGCGAATGGCCAATGGGCTTGGCTTGAATTTGAAACTGGTGTGAATATTTCAGGAGAGTTGATAAAGGAATTGCTAAAGTGA
- a CDS encoding peptidylprolyl isomerase, translated as MTKASARHLLVSDEQTCLDLKKQIQDGADFGELAKKHSSCPSGQRGGDLGEFRPGQMVPEFDTVVFNEAVGEVHGPVKTQFGYHLLIIDSRED; from the coding sequence ATGACAAAAGCATCTGCACGCCATCTTTTGGTTAGTGATGAACAGACCTGTCTGGACCTGAAAAAACAAATTCAGGACGGCGCAGACTTTGGTGAACTTGCAAAAAAACACTCCAGCTGTCCTTCCGGTCAGCGCGGTGGCGATCTCGGTGAGTTCCGCCCCGGCCAGATGGTCCCGGAATTTGATACCGTTGTGTTCAATGAAGCCGTTGGCGAAGTTCATGGCCCCGTAAAAACACAGTTCGGTTACCACCTGCTGATCATCGATAGCCGCGAAGATTAA
- a CDS encoding PTS fructose-like transporter subunit IIB has protein sequence MSKIIAVTACPTGVAHTIMAAEALKKIGANMGHSVEVETQGAEGAKDVLSQQAIEAADVVIIAADIHVDPARFQGKPMHAVSTSDAIRKTKEIIEAALKEAEDFSAQTVSSAAEGGSKYIVGVTSCPTGIAHTFMAAEALRKAAEGLGYEVKIETQGSVGAKNVLTEEDIARADAVVIAADAFVDPKRFAGKPLYETGTKAALREGEQVIKSALAAIPVVQQDLAGQVEELKKERSAARSGPYRHLMTGVSYMLPVVVAGGLLIALAFAFGGIYAGDKQGTLGWALMQIGGAGAFSLFVPVLGAFISYSIAQRPGITPGLVGGLLATNVGSGFLGGIVAGFIAGYLTQFLNDKIKLPQNLQGLKPVLILPFLSTLVVGLLMIYVIGPPVKIALTSLSEWLQSMQGTSALALGLLLGAMMAFDMGGPVNKAAYTFAVGLLSAKIYGPMAAVMAAGMTPPLGLALAATLFKNRFTEDEHEASKAAFVLGISFITEGAIPFAARDPFRVIPCIMLGSAVTGAISMTMKCTLMVPHGGIFVLPIPNAVTGLIPYTIAIIAGTIVTAGALFIAKKPLEQAT, from the coding sequence ATGTCAAAGATCATTGCCGTAACGGCATGTCCTACCGGTGTTGCTCATACCATTATGGCTGCCGAAGCTCTGAAGAAAATCGGCGCCAACATGGGACATAGTGTTGAAGTGGAAACTCAAGGAGCGGAAGGCGCAAAGGATGTCCTTAGCCAGCAGGCCATTGAGGCAGCCGATGTGGTCATCATTGCCGCAGATATTCATGTGGATCCCGCAAGATTTCAGGGTAAGCCCATGCATGCGGTTTCTACCAGTGATGCTATTCGCAAGACAAAGGAAATTATCGAAGCCGCTTTGAAGGAAGCTGAGGATTTCAGTGCACAAACGGTGTCTTCTGCTGCTGAGGGTGGTAGCAAATATATCGTAGGAGTAACTTCCTGCCCGACTGGAATAGCCCATACTTTTATGGCTGCAGAAGCATTACGCAAGGCTGCCGAGGGTCTCGGTTATGAAGTCAAGATCGAAACTCAAGGTTCTGTTGGTGCCAAGAATGTTCTAACGGAAGAAGATATAGCGCGTGCTGATGCTGTTGTAATTGCAGCTGACGCGTTTGTTGATCCTAAGCGTTTTGCCGGTAAACCACTTTATGAGACCGGAACCAAGGCTGCTCTCAGGGAAGGGGAGCAGGTCATCAAGTCTGCGTTGGCAGCTATTCCTGTAGTTCAGCAGGATCTTGCCGGACAGGTTGAGGAACTGAAGAAAGAACGTTCCGCCGCACGGAGCGGACCATATCGCCATCTTATGACCGGTGTTTCCTACATGCTTCCGGTCGTTGTTGCCGGTGGTTTGCTCATTGCACTGGCATTTGCTTTCGGGGGTATTTACGCTGGAGACAAACAGGGAACCCTTGGCTGGGCTCTTATGCAGATTGGTGGAGCAGGGGCGTTTTCCTTATTTGTTCCTGTGCTTGGCGCATTCATTTCGTACTCCATTGCTCAGAGACCCGGTATCACACCAGGTCTGGTCGGTGGGTTGCTGGCTACCAATGTCGGATCCGGATTTCTCGGCGGTATTGTTGCCGGTTTTATTGCCGGTTACCTTACCCAGTTCCTCAATGATAAGATTAAGCTCCCCCAGAATTTGCAGGGACTCAAGCCGGTATTGATTCTGCCGTTTTTATCTACCCTCGTAGTCGGCTTGCTCATGATTTATGTAATTGGTCCGCCAGTAAAAATTGCCCTGACATCCCTTTCCGAATGGTTGCAATCCATGCAGGGAACAAGTGCTTTAGCTCTCGGATTATTACTTGGTGCTATGATGGCTTTTGATATGGGTGGTCCGGTAAACAAGGCTGCATACACTTTTGCTGTAGGGCTGCTTTCTGCAAAAATTTACGGTCCTATGGCTGCGGTGATGGCTGCGGGCATGACTCCGCCTCTTGGTTTGGCTTTGGCTGCTACTCTTTTCAAAAATCGTTTTACCGAAGATGAACATGAAGCGAGCAAGGCTGCCTTTGTTTTGGGAATATCCTTTATCACCGAAGGTGCTATTCCTTTCGCTGCGCGTGACCCGTTCCGGGTAATCCCATGCATCATGCTGGGTTCTGCTGTGACAGGAGCCATCTCCATGACCATGAAGTGCACCTTGATGGTTCCTCATGGTGGGATTTTTGTGCTGCCAATTCCCAATGCCGTTACCGGTCTGATTCCGTACACCATAGCTATCATCGCCGGAACAATAGTCACTGCCGGGGCTCTGTTTATAGCCAAAAAGCCGCTTGAACAGGCAACATAG
- the pfkB gene encoding 1-phosphofructokinase → MSIKSNIVTVTMNPAIDLACKVSDFTAGKVNRVTQYQTDAAGKGVNIAVLLRKFDLPVIVTGFLGRDNAGIFENLFSEKGLVDDFVRVPGETRIGIKVLDPSTESTTDINFPGLSPDEEHVEELMHRVGKLAEDALIVVIGGSLPSGVSPDVVGRLVAVIKSKGAKAVVDTSGPALVSAIKSGPWLIKPNDDELAELVGRSLRDRRDIIDEMRNMNRAGIANVAVSLGERGALFTDGEEELLAKPPKIEPVSTVGAGDAMIGGLVAGVALGLSLKERVRLATSLSAATVAQAGPSLESLDVAKRLEEQVIVESISL, encoded by the coding sequence ATGTCCATAAAATCTAATATAGTTACTGTGACTATGAATCCGGCCATTGATTTGGCCTGCAAGGTTTCGGATTTCACTGCTGGAAAGGTCAACAGGGTCACACAGTATCAGACTGATGCGGCAGGCAAGGGCGTAAACATAGCCGTTCTGCTACGTAAATTTGATCTGCCGGTTATTGTTACTGGATTTCTCGGCCGGGACAATGCTGGTATATTTGAGAATTTATTCTCGGAGAAAGGGCTTGTTGATGATTTTGTCCGTGTTCCGGGTGAAACGCGTATCGGCATTAAAGTCCTTGATCCGAGTACGGAGTCAACCACGGATATCAATTTCCCCGGTTTGTCTCCAGATGAGGAGCATGTTGAGGAATTGATGCATAGGGTCGGTAAACTGGCTGAGGATGCATTGATAGTTGTAATAGGCGGAAGTCTGCCCTCCGGTGTTTCTCCGGATGTGGTCGGGCGGCTGGTCGCTGTCATCAAGAGCAAGGGAGCAAAGGCGGTTGTTGATACCAGCGGTCCGGCTCTTGTCAGTGCGATCAAGTCCGGACCTTGGTTGATTAAGCCCAATGATGATGAGTTGGCAGAGTTGGTCGGTCGTTCACTTCGGGATAGGCGAGACATTATTGATGAAATGAGGAATATGAACAGGGCCGGCATTGCCAATGTGGCAGTTTCTCTGGGAGAGCGGGGAGCATTGTTTACTGATGGCGAAGAGGAACTTTTGGCTAAACCTCCGAAAATAGAGCCGGTCAGCACTGTGGGAGCCGGTGATGCCATGATAGGGGGGCTGGTCGCGGGAGTTGCGCTTGGTCTTTCGTTAAAGGAACGGGTGCGCCTTGCAACATCCCTCTCTGCCGCTACAGTGGCCCAGGCTGGTCCCAGTCTGGAAAGTCTTGATGTTGCTAAGAGATTGGAAGAACAGGTAATTGTTGAATCAATAAGCTTGTAA
- the ptsP gene encoding phosphoenolpyruvate--protein phosphotransferase has translation MIRFDQTSIELGATASGKTEAIEKVGEILVRQGYIEPEYIESMKRREGVANTFLGNGISIPHGLPENRDKIIKTGVAVLQVPEGVAWNPGEIVNLVIGIAAKSDEHIEILTNLTHVLDDEETVSRLVVTNDAADIVGVLSGECKSESRPAPTLDITDFDSSIDVTVMGEHGLHARPATFFVDIAKQFNAEIQVEFDGRSGNGKSLASLLKLGVSGGKTIRIHAKGVDSGIALSALKEAVDAGLGEEADDTVDMQVEHGWVPENVKKTIPGCTASPGLASGPVHQLTQRRIVVEALAKDPQHESDELNHAINAARQNLHHLYEEVRSKSGEPRAAIFKAHEAFLDDPEMLAETHDLIRKGKSAGYAWRQVIDDRVHVMEQHADELLAARAMDLRDVGRRVLKHLAGIVQDEPFTPESPVILIADDLTPSDTAQLDPAFILGFCTASGGPTSHSAIIARSLGIPAIVGAGPRLLEVANDTMAILDGDSGNLYLEPCEADIKTADEAKLRLQELRNEEYRTRFEPALTTDGERVEVVANIGKVSEAEKAVNAGGEGVGLMRTEFLFLERDTPPDEEEQYQNYKAMVEALNGLPIIIRTLDIGGDKAVSYLDLPPEDNPFLGERGIRLCLNRPEMFLTQLRAIYRASKYGPVRIMFPMITTLEDLDMAKRLAEKARIEVGAEPVEIGIMVEVPSVVAMAREFAREVNFFSVGTNDLTQYTMAIDRVHPILAAKADSLHPAVLRLIEHVVKASDEAGIWTGVCGGLAGEPLGAAILAGLGVKELSMVVPSIAAVKARMRSMSMDSARELARKALACRNGKEVRALSLP, from the coding sequence ATGATCCGTTTTGACCAGACAAGCATTGAGTTGGGAGCAACCGCTTCAGGAAAGACTGAAGCTATTGAAAAAGTGGGTGAAATTCTGGTGCGGCAGGGATATATTGAGCCTGAGTATATTGAGAGTATGAAACGCAGGGAAGGCGTTGCGAATACTTTTCTCGGAAACGGCATATCCATACCGCACGGCCTGCCCGAAAACAGGGATAAAATTATTAAGACAGGTGTCGCTGTCTTGCAGGTTCCGGAAGGAGTAGCCTGGAATCCCGGAGAAATTGTAAATCTGGTCATAGGCATAGCTGCCAAATCTGATGAGCACATCGAAATTCTTACCAACCTAACCCACGTACTTGATGATGAAGAGACTGTATCCCGCCTTGTTGTGACCAATGATGCGGCAGATATCGTGGGTGTTCTCAGCGGGGAGTGCAAATCGGAATCCCGTCCGGCTCCGACTCTTGATATAACAGATTTCGATTCGTCTATTGATGTGACCGTTATGGGCGAGCATGGATTGCACGCCCGTCCTGCAACTTTTTTTGTAGATATAGCCAAGCAATTCAATGCTGAAATTCAGGTAGAGTTTGATGGTCGTTCCGGCAACGGAAAAAGTCTTGCCTCATTGCTCAAGCTCGGTGTTTCCGGCGGAAAAACTATTCGTATCCACGCTAAGGGTGTTGATTCCGGAATTGCTCTTTCTGCATTAAAGGAAGCTGTGGATGCCGGTCTCGGTGAAGAGGCTGATGATACTGTTGATATGCAAGTTGAGCATGGCTGGGTTCCTGAAAATGTAAAGAAAACAATTCCCGGTTGTACTGCTTCCCCCGGCCTTGCTTCAGGTCCGGTGCATCAGCTGACGCAGAGGCGTATTGTGGTCGAAGCACTGGCAAAAGATCCTCAGCATGAATCAGATGAATTGAACCATGCAATCAATGCTGCACGTCAGAATTTGCATCATTTATATGAAGAAGTACGGTCCAAGTCCGGTGAACCGCGTGCGGCTATTTTCAAGGCTCATGAAGCTTTTCTCGACGATCCTGAAATGCTTGCCGAAACTCATGACCTGATACGCAAGGGTAAAAGCGCAGGTTACGCATGGCGGCAGGTGATTGATGATCGTGTCCATGTCATGGAGCAGCATGCGGATGAGTTGCTTGCAGCCCGGGCTATGGATTTGCGTGATGTTGGGCGTCGTGTGCTGAAGCATTTGGCAGGAATTGTTCAGGATGAACCATTTACTCCAGAATCCCCGGTGATACTCATCGCTGATGATTTAACTCCATCAGATACAGCACAACTTGATCCTGCTTTCATACTTGGTTTTTGTACCGCCAGTGGCGGGCCGACATCTCATTCTGCCATTATTGCCCGTTCACTTGGGATCCCGGCCATAGTGGGCGCCGGTCCCCGTTTGCTTGAAGTGGCTAATGACACTATGGCAATTCTGGATGGGGATTCCGGTAATCTTTACCTTGAACCATGCGAAGCAGACATCAAGACAGCAGATGAGGCCAAGCTGCGGTTGCAAGAGTTGCGTAATGAAGAATACCGGACCCGTTTTGAACCTGCACTGACCACCGACGGTGAGCGAGTTGAGGTCGTTGCCAACATCGGCAAGGTTAGCGAAGCGGAAAAGGCCGTTAATGCAGGTGGAGAGGGTGTTGGGCTAATGCGTACGGAATTCCTGTTTCTGGAACGTGATACCCCGCCTGATGAAGAAGAGCAGTACCAGAACTATAAAGCTATGGTTGAAGCGCTCAATGGTTTGCCCATTATTATTCGTACTCTTGATATCGGTGGGGATAAAGCTGTTTCGTATCTTGATCTTCCACCGGAAGATAACCCGTTTCTCGGTGAGCGCGGAATTCGCCTTTGTCTGAACAGACCCGAAATGTTTTTGACCCAGCTGCGCGCTATCTATCGTGCTTCCAAGTACGGCCCAGTAAGGATCATGTTCCCTATGATCACGACTCTCGAAGATCTTGATATGGCAAAACGCCTTGCGGAGAAGGCTCGTATTGAGGTGGGAGCCGAGCCTGTTGAGATCGGAATTATGGTTGAAGTCCCGTCTGTTGTCGCTATGGCCCGTGAATTTGCCAGAGAAGTGAATTTCTTCTCTGTAGGTACCAATGATCTGACTCAGTACACCATGGCTATCGACCGTGTTCACCCGATTCTGGCCGCCAAAGCGGACAGCCTGCATCCTGCAGTGCTGCGTCTCATCGAGCATGTGGTCAAGGCCTCTGATGAAGCCGGAATATGGACCGGCGTATGTGGTGGATTGGCCGGGGAACCGCTTGGAGCAGCTATCCTTGCGGGGCTGGGTGTTAAAGAACTCAGCATGGTTGTGCCCAGTATTGCCGCAGTAAAAGCCCGTATGCGTTCCATGAGTATGGACTCGGCCCGTGAACTGGCCCGAAAAGCATTGGCCTGCCGCAACGGCAAGGAAGTGCGGGCTTTAAGCTTGCCTTAA
- a CDS encoding LacI family DNA-binding transcriptional regulator has translation MRIKDIADAAGVSTATVSRVLSGKPNVRQEVRDKVLKVVAKTNYRPDKAAQRLRSKKSTYIGLIVADIQSPFFASVARAVEDVAQKNNYSVILCNTDENHEKERMYLEMMQSENAAGIILAPTLRLSDNFELTRYYTSPIVVIDRQVSGQAADMVLIDNHQAAMELTQHMLAHGYKRIAALFGDNSATGQQRKSGFAETIREAGLTEENVIIKTLPATDQAAHEAVTELLNLDTPPEAIITSNGRLGAGAFRAIRDKELPVPESVAFASFDESIWTSMTRPSITVVEQPTYAIGQTACELLLKRIDDPKRPTRKVVLESRLVVRQSCGGII, from the coding sequence ATGAGAATTAAAGATATTGCCGACGCTGCAGGAGTTTCTACTGCCACGGTTTCGCGGGTTTTGAGCGGTAAACCGAATGTCCGGCAGGAAGTCCGTGATAAGGTACTGAAGGTAGTCGCCAAAACTAATTACAGACCAGACAAGGCTGCCCAAAGGTTGCGCTCGAAGAAATCAACTTACATTGGACTCATCGTTGCAGATATTCAAAGCCCGTTTTTTGCTTCGGTGGCAAGAGCGGTAGAGGATGTAGCGCAAAAAAATAATTACAGCGTAATCTTATGCAATACTGATGAAAATCATGAAAAAGAGCGTATGTATCTTGAAATGATGCAGAGTGAAAACGCTGCCGGAATTATATTGGCTCCCACCCTGCGACTTTCAGACAATTTTGAGCTGACCAGATATTACACCTCGCCTATTGTCGTTATCGACCGACAGGTTAGCGGACAGGCTGCCGACATGGTTCTTATAGATAACCATCAGGCTGCTATGGAATTAACCCAACATATGCTTGCACATGGTTACAAACGCATTGCTGCTCTTTTCGGCGATAACAGCGCCACAGGACAGCAGCGTAAATCAGGTTTCGCCGAGACGATACGTGAAGCGGGACTTACTGAAGAAAACGTAATTATAAAGACCCTCCCAGCCACAGATCAAGCTGCCCATGAAGCTGTCACCGAATTATTGAATCTTGATACCCCTCCTGAAGCTATCATCACCAGTAACGGTAGACTTGGAGCTGGAGCATTTAGAGCCATAAGGGATAAAGAACTGCCCGTCCCCGAGTCTGTGGCTTTTGCAAGCTTTGACGAATCAATCTGGACTTCCATGACCCGGCCCTCCATCACTGTAGTGGAACAACCGACCTATGCCATTGGGCAGACTGCCTGCGAATTACTGCTTAAACGCATTGACGACCCTAAACGGCCGACACGGAAAGTGGTTCTCGAAAGCAGACTAGTGGTAAGGCAATCCTGTGGCGGAATAATCTAA
- the fdnG gene encoding formate dehydrogenase-N subunit alpha, translated as MKCDRRKFLKLTASSAMCLSLAQLGVSLTPIKSYAASLKIDGAKEVFTVCPFCSVSCFAIGYVKNGKLVGVEGDPDYPINEGSLCAKGAAMFTMTTSHHRLQKPMYRAPYSDKWEEKSWDWMIDRIARKVKDTRDKNFIRKNKAGQKVNRLESMFLMGTSHASNEECALTHQFARSLGVVHMDHQARVCHSSTVAALGESFGRGAMTNHWIDIGNADSILIMGSNAAEHHPISFKWVLRAKDKGATVMHVDPKFSRTSARSDFHVPLRSGTDIAFLGGMIKYIIEKKKYFNEYVVEYTNASLIVGEDFDFKDGLFSGFNPKTRSYDKSKWALEFDSKGNPKRDKSLKHPRCVFQLLKKHYSRYSLDKVASTTGVPEETLLRVYDTFTATGTGKKAGTILYALGWTQHTVGVQNIRTSGIIQLLLGNIGVAGGGINALRGEPNVQGSTDHALLYHILPGYMAMPHGEWSTYEEYNKANTPVSNDPKSANWWQHKPEYFASLLKSWFGDNATQANGFCYELLPKVDKGVDYSYLFMFDRMYRGEMTGGFFMGLNPMNSVPNTHKIRRAMDNLDWVVCAELHNSETTENWHRPGADPKKIKTEFFLLPSAHRLEKSGSVTNSGRWLLWHGQVIPPQYETRPFGEMYIPIMNKIRELYAEEKGAFPDPILKIDWPKTFDPDDLCQRINGRFTRDVVVKGKKYKKGQQVPSFVSLADDGSTSSLNWLYCGSWTEESGNKSLRRDPKQTPMQAKIGLYPNWSWCWPVNRRILYNRASVDLNGKPFNPDKAVIEWKDGKWIGDIPDGGWPPLSTGKGKYPFIMQQHGLGHLFGPGRQDGPFPEHYEPVETPVKSNLFSKQLNSPVYKSTKSAPDVLAKAADPKYPIVLTTYSLTEHWCGGGETRNVPNLLEAEPQLYVEMSPELAKEKGIKNGEVISVESARGKVEAVAMVTVRMRPLKVHGRIIHEIGMPYCFGWTTPGCGDSTNRLTPSVGDPNTTIPEYKACCVNIHKVKKITELATP; from the coding sequence ATGAAATGTGACCGCCGAAAATTTTTGAAGCTCACAGCCTCGTCAGCAATGTGCCTTTCGCTGGCACAATTAGGAGTCAGCCTGACTCCGATTAAAAGCTATGCTGCCAGCCTAAAAATCGACGGAGCAAAAGAGGTCTTTACCGTCTGTCCATTCTGCTCAGTTAGCTGCTTTGCTATCGGCTATGTAAAGAACGGCAAATTAGTTGGGGTCGAAGGCGATCCGGACTACCCGATTAATGAAGGATCTCTATGCGCCAAAGGTGCAGCCATGTTTACCATGACGACTTCTCACCATCGGCTGCAAAAACCCATGTACCGCGCTCCGTACAGCGACAAGTGGGAAGAAAAAAGCTGGGATTGGATGATCGACCGCATTGCCCGCAAGGTCAAAGATACCCGCGACAAGAACTTTATCCGCAAGAACAAAGCCGGGCAGAAAGTCAACCGTCTGGAATCAATGTTTCTGATGGGCACATCACACGCCAGTAACGAGGAATGTGCGCTGACCCACCAATTTGCCAGAAGTCTTGGCGTGGTACACATGGACCATCAGGCCCGCGTCTGTCACAGCTCCACTGTTGCTGCACTCGGAGAAAGTTTTGGCCGTGGTGCCATGACCAACCACTGGATCGACATCGGCAACGCCGACTCCATTTTGATCATGGGCAGTAACGCCGCGGAACACCATCCTATTTCTTTCAAATGGGTACTCAGGGCCAAGGATAAGGGCGCAACCGTAATGCATGTTGACCCTAAATTCTCCAGAACCTCTGCACGTTCAGACTTTCATGTTCCTTTGAGATCAGGAACTGACATCGCTTTTCTCGGCGGTATGATCAAATACATCATTGAAAAGAAGAAATACTTTAATGAATACGTAGTGGAATACACGAATGCTTCATTAATCGTGGGTGAAGACTTTGATTTCAAGGATGGGCTTTTCTCAGGGTTTAACCCAAAGACACGATCTTATGACAAAAGCAAATGGGCTTTGGAATTTGATTCCAAAGGTAATCCTAAACGCGACAAATCTCTAAAGCATCCCCGCTGTGTTTTTCAGCTGCTGAAAAAGCACTACTCCCGGTATTCTCTGGACAAAGTAGCATCGACCACAGGTGTTCCCGAGGAAACCCTTTTGCGGGTATACGATACTTTTACCGCAACAGGTACCGGCAAAAAAGCAGGTACCATCCTCTATGCCCTGGGCTGGACCCAGCATACCGTCGGGGTGCAGAATATCCGCACTTCCGGAATCATCCAGCTCCTTCTTGGCAACATCGGTGTAGCCGGCGGAGGAATCAACGCACTACGCGGAGAACCCAATGTACAGGGCTCCACCGACCATGCCCTGCTTTACCACATCCTTCCCGGCTACATGGCCATGCCTCATGGTGAATGGTCAACCTACGAGGAATACAACAAGGCCAATACTCCGGTAAGCAACGATCCCAAGTCTGCCAACTGGTGGCAGCATAAACCGGAATACTTTGCTTCGCTGCTCAAAAGCTGGTTCGGCGATAACGCAACTCAGGCCAACGGTTTCTGTTATGAACTTCTGCCCAAAGTGGATAAAGGGGTGGATTATTCCTACCTGTTCATGTTCGACCGCATGTACAGGGGCGAAATGACCGGCGGTTTCTTTATGGGACTCAATCCCATGAACAGCGTCCCCAACACCCATAAGATTCGTAGGGCAATGGATAACCTTGATTGGGTTGTCTGTGCTGAATTGCACAACTCCGAAACAACGGAGAACTGGCATCGCCCCGGTGCTGATCCTAAGAAAATCAAGACAGAGTTCTTCCTGCTGCCCTCGGCCCACCGTCTGGAAAAATCAGGTTCCGTAACGAACTCAGGACGCTGGCTGCTTTGGCACGGTCAGGTAATACCACCGCAGTATGAAACCCGTCCGTTCGGCGAAATGTACATCCCGATCATGAACAAGATCCGGGAACTCTATGCAGAGGAAAAAGGAGCTTTCCCTGACCCCATCCTTAAAATCGATTGGCCCAAAACATTTGATCCCGACGATTTGTGCCAGCGCATCAACGGACGCTTTACCCGCGACGTAGTCGTTAAAGGTAAAAAATACAAAAAAGGACAGCAGGTACCGAGCTTTGTTTCCCTTGCTGACGACGGTTCAACTTCCAGCCTGAACTGGCTCTACTGCGGAAGCTGGACAGAAGAAAGTGGCAACAAAAGCCTCCGCCGTGATCCGAAGCAGACTCCGATGCAGGCGAAGATCGGTCTATATCCCAACTGGTCATGGTGCTGGCCCGTCAACCGCCGCATTCTTTATAACCGCGCATCTGTAGATCTCAACGGTAAACCGTTCAACCCGGATAAGGCTGTCATCGAATGGAAGGACGGCAAGTGGATTGGCGATATCCCCGATGGCGGATGGCCCCCGCTTTCCACCGGAAAAGGAAAATATCCTTTCATCATGCAGCAGCATGGTCTGGGACACCTCTTCGGTCCGGGCAGACAGGACGGCCCCTTTCCTGAACATTATGAACCGGTCGAGACCCCTGTTAAGAGCAACCTCTTCTCAAAACAGCTCAACAGCCCTGTGTATAAGTCAACAAAGAGTGCTCCGGACGTACTCGCTAAAGCAGCAGATCCGAAGTACCCCATTGTTCTCACAACATACAGTCTCACCGAACACTGGTGCGGTGGAGGTGAAACCCGCAACGTGCCTAACCTCCTAGAAGCAGAACCGCAGCTCTACGTTGAGATGAGCCCGGAACTGGCGAAGGAAAAAGGCATCAAGAACGGCGAGGTCATTAGCGTTGAAAGCGCCCGAGGCAAAGTTGAAGCCGTTGCCATGGTCACCGTGCGCATGCGTCCGCTCAAGGTCCATGGCCGCATCATACATGAGATAGGTATGCCTTACTGCTTTGGCTGGACCACTCCGGGATGTGGTGACTCCACAAACAGACTCACACCTTCAGTGGGGGACCCGAACACTACCATTCCGGAATACAAGGCGTGTTGCGTAAATATCCATAAGGTAAAGAAAATAACTGAGCTGGCTACGCCATAA